The Myxococcota bacterium region CTGCGAAACCCACTCGTCAGGGCAGATGCCCGACCCCGCTCGCGAACCAGACCTCTCCGTCCACCAAACAAATACGAGAACGCGTCGACGATCTCGCCACTTCGACCATCCAGTCCGCGTTCGCTACGCCATCGGGCGCGGACTGCATGGTCGAAGTGGCGAGGTGGTCGACGCGTTTTCTCTCTTTCGAAGGATGAGGACGCTCGTTCGCGAGCGAGGGCGGCTCACTGCCTCGACGAGTGGGTTTCGCAGGAGTCTTCGACGAGAAGGGACCCGCGAGGAGAGGCTGTGGGCCGCCCTCGCGAAGCGGCTGGACGCTCTTGCTCCGCTATAGTGCGCCCCCATGGGCGACATCAAGCGCATCGTGTTGGCGTACTCGGGCGGCCTCGACACCTCGGTGATCCTCCGTTGGCTGATCGAGACGTACTCGGCGGAAGTGATTTGCTACGTCGGCAACGTCGGGCAGGGCGAGGACCTCGACGCCGTGCACAAGAAGGCGCTGGCGACGGGCGCGAAGGACTGCGTGATCTCGGACCTGCGCGAAGAGTTCGTGCGCGACTTCGTGTTCCCCGCGATCAGCGCGAACGCGGTCTACGAGGGGAGTTACCTGCTGGGCACCTCGCTCGCGCGGCCGGTGCTCGCCAAGGAGCAGGTGCGCGTCGCGCGGCAGTTCGGCGCCGACGCGCTCGCGCACGGCTGCACGGGCAAGGGCAACGACCAGATGCGCTTCGAGCTCGCGTTCCACGCGCTCGCGCCCGACCTGGCGATCATCGCGCCCTGGCGCACCTGGGACATGGGCGGGCGCACCGAGCTCATGGCCTACGCGCGCAAGCACGACATCCCGGTCGATGCCACGCTGCGCAAGCCCTACTCACTCGACCGCAACATCTACCACATCAGCTACGAGGGCGGGATCCTCGAGAACCCGTGGCTCGCGCCCGACGAGGCGATGTTCGAGTGGACCCACTCCATTCAGGACGCGCCCGACGAGCCGACCGAGCTCGAGCTCGAATTCGAGCGCGGCGTGCCGGTGAAGGTCGACGGCCGGAGACTCGGCCCGGTCGAGCTGCTCACGCGGCTGAACGAGCTGGCGGCCGAGCACGGCGTGGGCCGCGTCGACCTGGTCGAGGACCGCGCGGTGGGCATGAAGTCGCGCGGCGTGTACGAGACACCCGGTGGCAGCGTGCTGCACGCGGCGCACCGCGCGCTCGAGTCGATCACGCTCGACCGCGAAGTCATGCTCGAGCGCGACCGGCTGATTCCGCGCATCGCCCAGCTGATCTACGCGGGCTTCTGGTTCTCGCCCGAGATGGAGTTCCTGCGCGCCGCGATCGACAAGAGTCAGGAGCACGTGAGCGGCGAGGTGCGGCTGCGGCTGTTCAAGGGCAACGTGACCGTGCGCGGCCGGCGCTCGCCGCACTCGCTCTACCGCGAGGACATCGCGACCTTCGAGGCGGGCGGCAGCTACGACCAGCGCGACGCGACCGGCTTCATCAAGCTGAACGCGCTGCGCCTGAAGCTCCGCCAGTAGTCACGAATCGCAGCAGGTGCGGCAGGAACAGCCGCATCGGGTCCGCGCCGGGGGCGATGCGTTCGGCCAGGTTGTACACGTAGGCGAGCGTGCGCGCCCACAACAGCAGGTCGCGCGGAATGCGGAACGCGCCCGACTCGCGCACCAGGCGCTTGCCCAGCTGCTTGAGTGACTGGATGCCGGCGAGGCTCTCGCCCAGCGCGCCGGCCGCGCCGGCCGCGAGCGCGGCCTCGAGCGCGGCGCGCGCCTCGGGCTCGCGGCCCGGCACCAGCGCGGAGAGCCGGCCGAGCCCCGCCAGCAGCGCGTCGACGTCGCGCTTGAGCAACGCCTGCAGGCCGAGCCGCAGCTCCTCGCGCACCTGCGGAGTGAGTCGCTCCACCAGCCCGAAGTCGAGAAACAGGATGCGCGGCGGCGGCGCGGGCGCGTCCACGAGATACAAGTTTCCCACGTGCGGGTCGGCGTGGAACAGGCCGTCGCCGAACACCTGGCGCCCGTAGGCGTCGACCACGATCGCGAGACACTGCTCGGGGGTGACTCCGCGCGCGGCCAGCGCCGCGCGGTCGTCGAGCCGCACGCGCGGCACGTAGTCGAGCGTGAGCACGTTGCGCCCCGAGGCCTGCCAGTGCACGCCCGGCACCAGCACGCGTGAGTCGCCCGCGAACGAGGCGGCGATGTGCTCGGCGGCCCGGCCCTCGGCTTCGAAGTCGAGCTCGCGCAGCAGCGCGCGGCCCACCTCGTCGAGCAGCGCGCGCGCGTCGTCCGGTCGCAGCCAGGGGCGCAGCAGCGGCAGCGCGCGGCGCAGCCCGCGCAGGTCGCGCGTGACTCGTTCGGGCGTGAGCTCGGGGTGGCGGACCTTGACCGCGACCTCCGCGCCGCTGCGCAACCGCGCGCGGTGCACCTGCGCCACGGACGCGACGCCCAGCGGCTCGGGGTCGATCCAGGCGAAGCGCGCGAGCGATCCCAGGCCGCGCTCGATCTCGGCCCGGATCGCGGGAAACGGCACCGCCGGTGCCGACTCGTGCAGCGCGTCGAGCGGGGCACGAAACTCATCCGAAAGTGCGTCGACCCGGGTCGCCAGGTGCTGCCCCAGCTTGGTGTAGAGCCCGCGCAGTGACCCCAGGGTGTCCGCGACCCGCTGACCCGCTGCGGTGTCACGCTCGGCGCGCGTGCGGCGCGCCGCGAACGGCCCCAGGTCGCGCAGCAGCACGAGCCACGCGGCGCGCGTGAGCGCACCGGCGGCCGATTTCGGCCGACGCACCCGGACTCTGCCCGCTGCCACCGGCAGGATTGTATCCGGCGGCCGGACCAATGGGTCGCTCGCCCCCGCTCAGCGTTCGAGACTCATGACCCGGAGTTGCGCATCTGCTGCACATCACTGCGTGAAATTCCGTGGAAGCTTGACACTGGGTCTGCCCCCGTCGTAGAACCGGCCACCGGTCGGCGCGGTCGTGGTCCTCCGCTTTCGTTGCCGCGACACCCCGAGCCGGAATGGGAAGTTCTGCGGCTCATGGGCTCGTTGCAAGCGCTGACGAGCCCGACGGGGAGGGCCTTTGAGCACGCTCGGAGGGATGCGCGCGAAGCGCGCCTGGGTCTTTCTTCTTGCGATCGCTTTCGTGGCGACCGCGTGCAGCGAAGAGAAGTACGAGGAGAAAGTCTCCGAAGGTCAGATCGACCTGCCGGACGACCTCTACGCTGTCACTGCAATCGGGCCAGACCACCTCTGGGCCGCGGGTTACTTCGGCGCCATCTACCGCACGGGCGACGGCGGCAAGAGCTGGCGCAAGCTGAACGGTCTCACCGACCAGTCGATCTACGACATCTCGTTCGCGGACGAGAAGAACGGCTGGGCAGTCGGCCGCCGCGGCTTCGTGATCCATACGACCGACGGCGGCGACACCTGGGAGCTGCAGAAGATCCCGCGCCAGCCGGCACAGCACCTGTTCGCGGTGCGCGCGGTCGACCCGCAGACGG contains the following coding sequences:
- a CDS encoding argininosuccinate synthase, with amino-acid sequence MGDIKRIVLAYSGGLDTSVILRWLIETYSAEVICYVGNVGQGEDLDAVHKKALATGAKDCVISDLREEFVRDFVFPAISANAVYEGSYLLGTSLARPVLAKEQVRVARQFGADALAHGCTGKGNDQMRFELAFHALAPDLAIIAPWRTWDMGGRTELMAYARKHDIPVDATLRKPYSLDRNIYHISYEGGILENPWLAPDEAMFEWTHSIQDAPDEPTELELEFERGVPVKVDGRRLGPVELLTRLNELAAEHGVGRVDLVEDRAVGMKSRGVYETPGGSVLHAAHRALESITLDREVMLERDRLIPRIAQLIYAGFWFSPEMEFLRAAIDKSQEHVSGEVRLRLFKGNVTVRGRRSPHSLYREDIATFEAGGSYDQRDATGFIKLNALRLKLRQ
- a CDS encoding AarF/ABC1/UbiB kinase family protein; this translates as MRRPKSAAGALTRAAWLVLLRDLGPFAARRTRAERDTAAGQRVADTLGSLRGLYTKLGQHLATRVDALSDEFRAPLDALHESAPAVPFPAIRAEIERGLGSLARFAWIDPEPLGVASVAQVHRARLRSGAEVAVKVRHPELTPERVTRDLRGLRRALPLLRPWLRPDDARALLDEVGRALLRELDFEAEGRAAEHIAASFAGDSRVLVPGVHWQASGRNVLTLDYVPRVRLDDRAALAARGVTPEQCLAIVVDAYGRQVFGDGLFHADPHVGNLYLVDAPAPPPRILFLDFGLVERLTPQVREELRLGLQALLKRDVDALLAGLGRLSALVPGREPEARAALEAALAAGAAGALGESLAGIQSLKQLGKRLVRESGAFRIPRDLLLWARTLAYVYNLAERIAPGADPMRLFLPHLLRFVTTGGASGAARSA